A stretch of Clostridia bacterium DNA encodes these proteins:
- a CDS encoding amino acid ABC transporter permease, translated as MQIWSNFTSDFYSNFIAEDRYMFLVKGLGITIQVSFFAILLGILLGFTLAFFKLSKSRALQRIASAYISVIRGTPVVTQLLIIYFVFFGSVNISKVIVAIIAFGVNSGAYVAEIVRGGILSVDKGQMEAGRSLGLSYRQTMIHIVIPQALKNIFPALVNEFIVLIKETAIVGYIALEDLTKGADIIRSRTFEPMMPLISAAIIYFILTTILSKAMGVIERRLRKGDQH; from the coding sequence ATGCAGATTTGGAGTAATTTTACCAGTGATTTTTATTCGAATTTCATAGCCGAAGATCGTTACATGTTTTTGGTAAAAGGCTTGGGCATTACAATCCAAGTGAGTTTTTTTGCCATTCTACTCGGCATCTTACTAGGATTTACATTGGCTTTCTTTAAGTTGTCAAAATCCCGTGCTTTACAACGCATTGCATCAGCCTATATCAGCGTGATTAGAGGAACACCAGTAGTCACACAGCTGTTAATCATCTACTTCGTGTTTTTTGGAAGTGTGAATATATCCAAGGTTATTGTAGCCATCATTGCTTTTGGTGTGAACAGTGGGGCTTATGTGGCTGAAATCGTACGTGGAGGAATACTATCTGTAGATAAGGGCCAGATGGAGGCCGGCAGGTCTCTCGGTCTTAGCTACCGCCAAACGATGATACACATAGTAATTCCACAAGCTCTGAAGAATATTTTCCCAGCGTTGGTGAATGAATTTATCGTTTTAATCAAGGAAACGGCCATAGTAGGATATATTGCCTTAGAAGACTTAACGAAGGGCGCAGATATCATACGAAGCCGGACTTTCGAACCGATGATGCCTCTGATATCAGCGGCTATCATATACTTCATACTGACAACCATACTTTCGAAAGCAATGGGAGTCATTGAAAGGAGGTTGAGAAAAGGTGATCAGCATTAG
- a CDS encoding amino acid ABC transporter ATP-binding protein, with product MISISNLYKQFGELEVLKGIDEHVDKGEVVAVIGPSGSGKSTFLRCINLLEVPQQGEILIEGMALTDAKQDINKLRQKVGMVFQQFNLFPHLSVMENITLAPLIAKKMDKKAAEKTARMLLDKVGLLDKADTYPNQLSGGQKQRIAIARALAMEPDIMLFDEPTSALDPEMVGEVLEVIKQLAREGMTMVIVTHEMGFAREVANRVIFMDEGMVVEEAHPAELFANPKEERTKSFLSKVL from the coding sequence GTGATCAGCATTAGCAATTTATATAAGCAATTTGGTGAACTCGAGGTTCTTAAGGGAATCGATGAGCATGTGGACAAAGGTGAGGTTGTGGCTGTTATTGGGCCGAGTGGATCTGGGAAAAGCACCTTTCTTCGATGCATTAACCTGCTTGAAGTGCCGCAACAGGGTGAGATCCTTATTGAAGGTATGGCTCTTACCGATGCCAAACAAGATATTAATAAATTGCGTCAAAAGGTAGGTATGGTTTTTCAACAATTCAACTTATTCCCACATCTATCTGTAATGGAAAATATCACGTTGGCACCCTTGATTGCGAAAAAAATGGACAAAAAAGCGGCAGAGAAAACAGCTCGTATGCTTTTAGATAAAGTTGGGCTGCTGGACAAGGCGGATACTTATCCAAATCAACTTTCCGGCGGACAAAAACAACGTATTGCCATTGCTAGAGCCCTGGCGATGGAACCGGATATTATGCTCTTTGATGAGCCAACGTCAGCACTTGATCCTGAAATGGTGGGAGAGGTGTTGGAAGTAATCAAACAACTAGCTCGTGAAGGAATGACTATGGTGATTGTTACCCATGAAATGGGCTTTGCACGAGAAGTGGCCAACCGAGTAATATTTATGGATGAAGGTATGGTCGTTGAAGAAGCACATCCTGCAGAATTATTTGCCAATCCAAAAGAAGAACGTACCAAATCATTTTTAAGTAAAGTCCTATAA
- a CDS encoding DegV family EDD domain-containing protein: MEKEYIDGFDIYNFIVSGAHRLIAEEQDLNAINVFPVADGDTGTNLAFTMRTIVQHAKKDQAVDKTLQSISHVALENAYGNSGIIFAQYFRGLSIESKGKERISTREFASMVRGATHYTYKALAKPVEGTVLTVMRGFSDQLINNHLDNEWEKLFAKAYKNLEYMVEQTRYGLKVLRKNHVVDAGALGFMFFVEGILDFIRTGDTKGSSQHSMGPLMANHVNKFDEVKRNVYCSQFLVKSSMPAPALKELLLDRGEDLIVAQGDGILRVHIHTDYPDQIMRLLLTRGQVLEHRIEDMKLQSLILQQKDHTIAVVTDSIADLPQEYLWDQRISVIPLNVICDSVAYLDKLSMTPATFYKDWDDYELYPTSTQPSIDVIEKTLYALSMKYDSIIGLFVSSEMSGTYENVLRIAKEMGKNGYQISVIDSRHNSVGQGLLVKKMATLIEEGLEHSQIVSEIERIKSQVKTLILVQDLSYMLRGGRISKPKSLILSHITMKPVISIDQEGKGFLFKKTLTWEKGLAEIRKQIRREFNNSGISEYALVYADEPKNLEELREIMLEETGKPPSFTTQISSVVALNAGRGAIAVGYIKGEEL, translated from the coding sequence ATGGAAAAGGAATATATAGATGGTTTTGATATTTATAATTTTATTGTATCTGGCGCACATAGACTGATTGCCGAGGAACAAGATTTAAATGCAATTAATGTGTTTCCCGTAGCAGACGGAGATACCGGAACCAACCTAGCCTTTACCATGCGTACCATTGTCCAACATGCAAAGAAAGACCAAGCAGTAGATAAGACACTTCAATCGATATCCCATGTAGCGCTAGAAAATGCTTATGGGAATTCTGGTATAATTTTTGCCCAGTATTTTAGGGGACTTTCTATTGAGTCAAAGGGCAAAGAAAGAATATCCACGAGAGAATTTGCTTCCATGGTTCGGGGAGCGACTCACTATACATACAAAGCACTGGCAAAACCAGTTGAGGGCACTGTTCTAACTGTGATGCGAGGCTTTAGCGATCAACTAATCAATAATCATTTAGACAATGAGTGGGAAAAACTGTTTGCCAAGGCATATAAAAATTTGGAGTATATGGTAGAGCAAACACGTTATGGTTTAAAGGTATTGCGTAAAAACCATGTGGTGGATGCTGGTGCCTTGGGATTTATGTTTTTTGTTGAGGGAATACTTGATTTTATAAGGACTGGAGATACAAAAGGTTCCAGCCAACATAGTATGGGACCCTTGATGGCAAATCACGTTAATAAATTTGATGAAGTCAAAAGGAATGTATATTGTTCTCAATTCTTGGTAAAATCTTCCATGCCTGCACCAGCGTTAAAAGAACTATTGCTGGATAGGGGAGAAGATTTGATTGTCGCCCAAGGAGACGGCATTCTGCGAGTTCATATTCACACTGATTATCCAGATCAAATTATGCGACTCCTACTTACAAGAGGTCAAGTTTTGGAGCATCGTATCGAAGATATGAAACTACAAAGTCTTATACTTCAGCAAAAAGACCACACGATTGCTGTTGTGACTGATTCTATTGCAGATTTACCCCAAGAATATCTTTGGGATCAGCGTATTAGTGTTATTCCGTTGAATGTAATATGCGACTCAGTTGCATATTTAGATAAGTTAAGTATGACACCAGCCACATTTTACAAGGATTGGGATGACTATGAACTATATCCAACTAGTACTCAGCCTTCCATCGATGTTATCGAAAAGACCCTATATGCTTTAAGTATGAAATATGACAGCATCATTGGACTATTTGTTTCTAGTGAAATGAGTGGGACGTATGAGAATGTATTGCGTATTGCAAAAGAAATGGGAAAAAACGGATATCAGATTTCAGTAATCGATTCGCGTCATAATTCGGTAGGGCAGGGACTGTTAGTGAAGAAAATGGCCACTCTAATTGAAGAAGGATTAGAACATAGCCAAATTGTATCAGAAATTGAGAGAATAAAATCACAGGTTAAAACTCTAATACTGGTTCAGGATCTTTCCTATATGCTTCGAGGTGGTCGCATTTCGAAACCAAAGAGTTTAATCCTATCCCATATCACAATGAAACCTGTTATTTCTATTGACCAAGAAGGAAAAGGGTTTTTATTTAAAAAAACACTTACATGGGAGAAAGGATTAGCTGAAATTAGAAAGCAAATTAGGCGAGAATTTAATAACAGCGGGATAAGCGAGTACGCACTGGTATATGCTGATGAACCTAAAAATTTGGAAGAACTACGAGAAATCATGCTTGAAGAGACGGGTAAACCACCGAGTTTCACAACTCAAATCTCATCAGTAGTAGCGCTGAACGCTGGACGAGGCGCAATAGCTGTAGGTTATATCAAAGGAGAAGAATTATGA